Below is a window of Acidimicrobiales bacterium DNA.
GACAAGAAGCGCCCACCCGTCGTCGACTGGGCGACCGACTTCGATCACACCGACAGCGAGTGGGTCGCCGATCCCTATCCCATCTGGGACGAGCTGCGTCGCACCTGCCCGGTGGCCCACAGCGACCGCTACGGCGGCACGTGGCTGCCCGTCCGCCACGAGGACATCGCCGCCGTCGCCTACGACACGGAGCACTTCACGTCCCGCTCGGTCGTGGTGAGCGAGGTCCGTCCCGGACCCGACGACCCGCCGGCGCCCATGGGCCTGGCCCCGCCCATTACCTCCGACCCGCCGTTCCATGCACTGGCCCGCCGGCTGCTGCTCCCGGCCTTCTCGCCCAAGGCGATCGCCAACCTGGAGCCGCTGACGCGGGATCTGTGCCGGGAGCTCCTCGACGCCACTGCGGGCAACTCGCGGCTCGACGCCGCAGTCGACTACGCCCGTCACATCCCACTGCGGGTGATCATCGGGATGCTCGGCTTCCCCCAGGAGGATGCCGACATCTTCCGCAGGTTCATCCGCATGGTGCTCGAGGACGTCGACCAGTCGGAGGAGGAGCGCCAGCAGGTCATCGTCGGCGGCGAGATCGACGAGTACATCGACGCCCAGATCGCCGAGCACCAGCAGCAGCCAAGGGACGACCTGACCACGTTCCTGCTGGAGGCGGAGCTCGACGGCAACAAGCTGGAGCCCGAGCACGTGCGGGGCACCATGATCCTGCTCATGATCGCCGGGATCGACACCACCTGGTCGGCCATCGGCGCC
It encodes the following:
- a CDS encoding cytochrome P450, translating into MSPDKKRPPVVDWATDFDHTDSEWVADPYPIWDELRRTCPVAHSDRYGGTWLPVRHEDIAAVAYDTEHFTSRSVVVSEVRPGPDDPPAPMGLAPPITSDPPFHALARRLLLPAFSPKAIANLEPLTRDLCRELLDATAGNSRLDAAVDYARHIPLRVIIGMLGFPQEDADIFRRFIRMVLEDVDQSEEERQQVIVGGEIDEYIDAQIAEHQQQPRDDLTTFLLEAELDGNKLEPEHVRGTMILLMIAGIDTTWSAIGASIWHLAQHPDDLRRMAAEPDLMPSAVEELLRAYAPVTMARLVAQDFDLRGCPMKEGDWLLLPFPSANRDPEVFPDAGEVILDRAENRHAAFGLGIHRCLGSNLARMELRVSLEEWLARYPEFELDDPALVTWSAGQVRGPRTLPVRILG